The Catharus ustulatus isolate bCatUst1 chromosome 15, bCatUst1.pri.v2, whole genome shotgun sequence genome has a window encoding:
- the HSPA4 gene encoding heat shock 70 kDa protein 4: MSVVGIDLGFQSCYVAVARAGGIETVANEYSDRSTPACISFGPKNRSIGAAAKSQVISNAKNTVQSFKRFHGRAFSDPFVQAEKASLAYELVQLPTGSTGIKAMYMEEERNFTIEQVTGMLLTKLKETAENALKKPVVDCVVSVPCFYTDAERRSVMDATQIAGLNCLKLINETTAVALAYGIYKQDLPALEEKPRNVVFVDMGHSAYQVSVCAFNKGKLKVLATAFDTTLGGRKFDEVLVEYFCEEFGKKYKLDIKSKIRALLRLYQECERLKKLMSANASDLPMNIECFMNDIDVSGTMNRSKFLEMCEGLLARVEPPLRSVLDQARLRKEEIYAVEIVGGTTRIPAVKEKISKFFGKEVSTTLNADEAVARGCALQCAILSPAFKVREFSITDVVPYSISLRWNSPTEEGLSDCEVFPKNHPAPFSKVLTFYRKEPFTLEAYYTSPKELPYPDPAIAHFLVQKVTPQTDGSSSKVKVKVRVNIHGIFSVSSASLVEVHKSDENEEPMETDQHAKEEEKMQVDEEQQKTEEQQQTQPENKAESEEMETCQADSKDKKVDQPPQAKKAKVKTTTVDLPIENQLVWQIGKDMLNLFIENEGKMIMQDKLEKERNDAKNAVEEYVYEMRDKLCGVYEKFVSEDDRNSFTLKLEDTEIWLYEDGEDQPKQIYIDKLAELKTLGQPIQARFQESEERPKAFEDLGKQIQQYMKAVHGFKAKDELYEHLDEADVAKVEKSANEAMEWMNNNLNLQNKRSLTLDPVIKAKDIQAKAKELAGICNPIVNKPKPKVELPKEEQKPTEPNGPLDGQGDARSGPQPPEQGSAPTATDKKLPEMDID, from the exons AGCCTGTATATCCTTTGGGCCCAAGAACCGCTCCATTGGTGCTGCAGCGAAGAGCCAG GTTATTTCAAATGCAAAGAATACAGTACAAAGTTTTAAAAGATTTCATGGTCGTGCATTCTCAGATCCCTTTGTTCAAGCTGAAAAAGCAAGCCTTGCCTATGAACTTGTCCAGCTGCCAACAGGCTCAACTGGCATCAAG GCCATGTAtatggaagaagaaagaaactttaCAATTGAGCAGGTGACAGGAATGCTTCTGACCAAATTAAAGGAGACCGCTGAGAATGCGCTTAAGAAGCCTGTGGTTGATTGTGTTGTTTCT GTTCCTTGTTTCTACACAGATGCAGAAAGGAGGTCTGTGATGGATGCTACCCAGATTGCTGGTCTCAACTGTCTGAAACTAATCAATGAAACAACTGCAG ttgCCCTTGCATATGGGATCTATAAGCAAGACCTGCCTGCCTTGGAAGAAAAGCCACGGAACGTTGTTTTTGTGGACATGGGGCATTCTGCATATCAAGTTTCTGTTTGTGCATTCAACAAAGGCAAACTGAAA GTTCTTGCTACAGCCTTCGATACAACCCTTGGAGGCAGGAAGTTCGATGAGGTGTTGGTGGAATACTTTTGTGAGGAGTTTGGGAAGAAATACAAACTGGACATCAAGTCCAAGATCCGAGCGCTGCTGAGGCTGTACCAGGAGTGTGAGAGGCTGAAGAAGCTGATGAGTGCCAATGCCTCTGACCTGCCCATGAACATAGAGTGCTTCATGAACGATATAGATGTGTCTGGAACCATGAACAG AAGCAAATTTTTAGAGATGTGTGAAGGACTCCTGGCCAGAGTGGAGCCGCCCCTTCGCAGCGTGCTGGACCAGGCCA GGTTGAGGAAGGAGGAGATTTATGCAGTAGAAATAGTTGGTGGTACTACAAGAATCCCTGCTGTAAAAGAGAAGATCAGTAAATTTTTTGGCAAAGAAGTCAGTACAACCCTGAATGCAGATGAGGCTGTGGCACGAGGCTGTGCACTGCAG TGTGCAATTTTGTCCCCGGCTTTCAAAGTGAGGGAGTTTTCTATCACAGATGTGGTACCATATTCCATCTCCTTGCGATGGAATTCGCCAACAGAGGAAGGCCTGAG TGACTGTGAGGTGTTCCCCAAGAACCACCCTGCTCCCTTCTCCAAGGTCCTCACTTTCTACAGGAAGGAGCCCTTCACTCTGGAGGCCTACTACACTTCCCCCAAGGAGCTGCCTTACCCAGACCCTGCTATAG CTCACTTCTTGGTTCAGAAGGTCACCCCTCAAACAGATGGATCCAGTTCCAAAGTGAAAGTCAAAGTCAGAGTAAATATCCATGGCATCTTCAGTGTTTCAAGTGCATCTCTGGTGGAGGTTCATAAATCTGATGAGAACGAGGAGCCGATGGAGACAGATCAGCACGCCAAGGAGGAAGAG AAGATGCAAGTAGACGAGGAGCAACAAAAgactgaagagcagcagcaaacccagcctGAAAATAAGGCAGAGTCTGAAGAAATGGAG acTTGTCAGGCTGACTCAAAGGACAAGAAGGTGGATCAGCCACCTCAGGCCAAGAAGGCCAAAGTGAAGACGACCACCGTGGACCTTCCCATCGAGAACCAGCTGGTGTGGCAGATAGGGAAGGACATGCTCAACCTGTTCATTGAGAACGAG GGTAAGATGATAATGCAGGAtaagctggagaaggagaggaatGATGCCAAGAATGCAGTGGAGGAGTACGTGTATGAAATGAGAGACAAACTCTGCGGTGTTTACGAGAAGTTCGTCAGTGAGGAT GATCGCAACAGCTTCACACTGAAGCTGGAAGATACAGAAATTTGGCTTTATGAAGATGGTGAAGACCAGCCCAAACAAATATACATTGATAAATTGGCAGAACTGAAA ACTCTGGGTCAGCCTATTCAGGCAAGATTCCAAGAATCAGAGGAAAGACCAAAAGCATTTGAGGACTTGGGGAAGCAAATCCAGCAGTACATGAAAGCTGTTCATGGATTCAAAGCAAAG GATGAGCTGTATGAACATCTCGATGAAGCAGACGTGGCAAAGGTGGAGAAGAGCGCCAATGAAGCCATGGAGTGGATGAACAACAACCTCAACCTGCAGAACAAGAGGAGTCTTACTTTGGACCCAGTTATAAAAGCAAAAGACATACAAGCTAAAGCAAAA GAACTGGCAGGCATTTGTAACCCCATCGtgaacaaacccaaacccaaggTGGAGCTGCCGAAGGAGGAGCAGAAGCCCACGGAACCCAACGGACCATTGGACGGGCAGGGAGACGCCAGGAGCGGGCCCCAGCCCCCcgagcagggctctgcccccaCAGCCACCGACAAGAAGCTTCCAGAAATGGACATTGACTGA